Part of the Plasmodium malariae genome assembly, chromosome: 9 genome is shown below.
TCTATCTTGAATTTTGCATTTATCTtcacatataaatttaatacatCATAAGCATCATTAAATTCATCCTTTGAAGGGATATCTTTTACCGACAACAAATCCTCTAATTTGGTAAGTAGTTCTTCGAAATAGTAGCTATATGTGTCTACATGTATTACATACGAGTCTAcgttttctttaatatttatatgtactgaacaattaatataatcagccagcaatatttttattttttttcttaaaattatagCATGTATACGAGTAAAAATTGCTtcatataatgtaaaatttttagaggggaaataaaaaatgaaatccGCTTTTACTTTAGAAGTATCTGTTAGACCtcttttgaaatatatattatatccgTACGATGATTTAATCAAGCAaggtatattatataaaatatttgacttaaatacatttttattttcttcagaTTCAAACATCTCTTCCTTTTCtgaatattcaaaattttctcTATTATTATACGGTACACAGAACAACGATTTCTCCTGCTCATAtagaatattattactattactgtcACCATTACTGTTACCATTACTGTTACCATTACTGTTACCATTACCATTACCATTACTAGTACTATTATTTCCAAAATTGCTGAAGGGACAAACTTTTATTTCAGGAAGGGTGATACTTATATCGTTTATAATTCCCTCTTCACCAACAAGATATGGATTATCCCCTGTGGCATACATTATGGTGGTATTAGGAATTTTACCTGTATTTGTTATGCTGAATGTATCTACaatgtttataatatgtaaattttcattCTTCAGTAGAGAACCTATTAAACttgtaattttaatatgatttcgaaaatcatttttatatttatcttcaATTAAATTATTGATAGTCAAAAGTGAAGATACATCATCACCTGAATAAACCAGTAATTTAttggaatattttattaaatcattGAGGTTTACACTTTTATTATCAATGTTAAAATTAAGATCAGTGTTCAATGCTTTCTCCCTATAATAGTCAAggatgtatttatttataccttTGTCTAAGCTATCCTTATCAaataatttacttatttggttaataaatacattgaatatatgtatcaaATGAGCTAAATTGCTTTTACCTTTCTCcgttaaatttattaatactccataattcaaataatacTTATTCCATGTGTCCACAATTTTAAAATcgtatgcatatttattttccacAGATAGTTTGTAATATAATCCATTCTTTCTAAAATCTGAAAAAAGTTCACGTAAAAAAATCATAGTCCCAAATTCTTCTATTTTCTTATACAATtcaatattaattttagaGCTCCAATATAAGTACATTTGATCTCCCCATCCGtctttctttaaaatttcagTATACTTACTTTTTTGATTCAAATCAAGTGTAAAATTGTATTCATCTATAAATTGAATAAACATAGCCGTTTCATTAGTAGTCTCTCCGATTAACTTATTTTGTATACcattaaaaaggaaatttcTGCCATTATAGATATCTTCGTGcctattcaattttttcttttctagttctaaataattataatactttttttcctCTACATTCCTATTACTGGcgtaattataattttttaattttccaaaaatttCTACAACCATATTTTCAATATCATTCATGTTGTAGTGATCAATAAAGTTTCCCTTTTTTCCTAGTAGTATGCTCAGAGACATATTCTTAGGTTGATAACACTTTTTATGGAAttctttcaaaattttttttatatttaacttattgtttaaaacattttcacACAAGGTAATGTAATTTCCGTAAGTgaaaaatttagaatattTAAACTCTGTGACATATTGACTGACAATTTTTAGGCAACCTTCAGAATTATTTTCCACGgaaacataattattatttatttcgttaacttcattttgtatatcttcttcataaaataaagggaaaaacaaattttctGCAAATAAATTTAGTAAATGGTAAATATCTTCAGAATGTGCAACAGCATAGTAATTTGTAAAGGATTCGCTGGTATGACTATTATGTTCTGATGAATATTTTCCTAATTCGCTTAATAATgttgtatttcttttttcagatttataaaaaataacatgtTGTAATAGATTCGAAATTCCAGGGGTTTCATCGAAATCATCATATCCTCCGCATTCAATAGATATAGAAAAACCTCCTTTCGGTGAATATTTATTGATTATACCTAATACTTTAAGTTcattactttttaatttaaaatatttatattcatttctatcttttgctcctttttttaaagttatgttttcagaaaaaatattttcctcattattctttattttgttgaaaatatcattttcatCTTCTTCAGAGGTGTCATTTAATTTACTGGAGGTATTTTCACCAAAATTCACtggatttattttttttagcttGTCTTTTCTTGAGTTGTTAAgttgtatgtttgtattttcTATTGAATAACTCATGTTATTTTGTTGTTCTAATTCCTCCTTTTTTCTAAGGTtcacattatttttttcctttatttcttcattatttccCGAATTTGGTGCGtcatctatatattttattttttgatttgACTCATCTTTGTAATTATTGAAATTTTCAAGAAAAGGCATTTTTTTAGTgcttccattttttccaaCATTATTTAATGACACATTAACATTCTTATGCTCTGGATATTTAGCATTTTTTATCTCATCCTccacaaataatttttcagaTTTTTTGTCTAATCCTgcattcataaaatttttaaactcATTTGATCTTGTACCACCTTCATTTTCTCCTTTTgttattttagttttttcattatttagcTCTTTACTTTCTAATGTTTTCGCACTATTTAGTTGCACTTCATGatttttaacatttacatccttttttaataatttgggACTTTCTAAATTTGTATCACCCCATTTTTGTAAgtagttattattatttttagatTCATTGAGTGTTAAATTTTGtctttcattattattagatGAACCGATACtactaataatatttgtattatcaTTTATGTTGTTTGTGTTATTGTCGTCCTTACCAAGATTATAGGTAGATAAGCtgtcatttaaataatttgctttatttgtattattttctttataattatttaaaacattGTTATTTACggtatttatattatttacaagGTTCTTATTGTAATTAAATTCATCTCTATTTGTTACATGTGTGTcgtaataattattacttaaattgctgttttttctatttctatttattaaGATTTCTGTGTTATCAAAATTATGAAGATCATTGGAAATATCcctaaatttattttcattattattattattgtcatCATATGGATTATCCTCTTTActtaatttatcattttctaACTTGTTCTGGAGTAACTGATTACTCTGTAATTCAACGTTTTTatcttgttttttatatttaatgggtgaattattattattggtTTTTCTGCTCTCTATATCTCCAAACTCTTCTTTTCTGCTGTTATTCATATCTTCAATTTGTTTTTCTACTTTTTCGTTTTGTGTGTTTTTCATTGTatctttataattaaaattaccaaaaattaatgactcattttccatattttttctgtttactgaattactt
Proteins encoded:
- the PmUG01_09031000 gene encoding petidase, M16 family, putative, which translates into the protein MKHMKEIKGYLAIKIFLLLVFVYVKHLSCQNASLSTGKNNYGLNEDELRAMLFGINYDSGSKNKSNSVNRKNMENESLIFGNFNYKDTMKNTQNEKVEKQIEDMNNSRKEEFGDIESRKTNNNNSPIKYKKQDKNVELQSNQLLQNKLENDKLSKEDNPYDDNNNNNENKFRDISNDLHNFDNTEILINRNRKNSNLSNNYYDTHVTNRDEFNYNKNLVNNINTVNNNVLNNYKENNTNKANYLNDSLSTYNLGKDDNNTNNINDNTNIISSIGSSNNNERQNLTLNESKNNNNYLQKWGDTNLESPKLLKKDVNVKNHEVQLNSAKTLESKELNNEKTKITKGENEGGTRSNEFKNFMNAGLDKKSEKLFVEDEIKNAKYPEHKNVNVSLNNVGKNGSTKKMPFLENFNNYKDESNQKIKYIDDAPNSGNNEEIKEKNNVNLRKKEELEQQNNMSYSIENTNIQLNNSRKDKLKKINPVNFGENTSSKLNDTSEEDENDIFNKIKNNEENIFSENITLKKGAKDRNEYKYFKLKSNELKVLGIINKYSPKGGFSISIECGGYDDFDETPGISNLLQHVIFYKSEKRNTTLLSELGKYSSEHNSHTSESFTNYYAVAHSEDIYHLLNLFAENLFFPLFYEEDIQNEVNEINNNYVSVENNSEGCLKIVSQYVTEFKYSKFFTYGNYITLCENVLNNKLNIKKILKEFHKKCYQPKNMSLSILLGKKGNFIDHYNMNDIENMVVEIFGKLKNYNYASNRNVEEKKYYNYLELEKKKLNRHEDIYNGRNFLFNGIQNKLIGETTNETAMFIQFIDEYNFTLDLNQKSKYTEILKKDGWGDQMYLYWSSKINIELYKKIEEFGTMIFLRELFSDFRKNGLYYKLSVENKYAYDFKIVDTWNKYYLNYGVLINLTEKGKSNLAHLIHIFNVFINQISKLFDKDSLDKGINKYILDYYREKALNTDLNFNIDNKSVNLNDLIKYSNKLLVYSGDDVSSLLTINNLIEDKYKNDFRNHIKITSLIGSLLKNENLHIINIVDTFSITNTGKIPNTTIMYATGDNPYLVGEEGIINDISITLPEIKVCPFSNFGNNSTSNGNGNGNSNGNSNGNSNGDSNSNNILYEQEKSLFCVPYNNRENFEYSEKEEMFESEENKNVFKSNILYNIPCLIKSSYGYNIYFKRGLTDTSKVKADFIFYFPSKNFTLYEAIFTRIHAIILRKKIKILLADYINCSVHINIKENVDSYVIHVDTYSYYFEELLTKLEDLLSVKDIPSKDEFNDAYDVLNLYVKINAKFKIENSLNVMYSLFNKYIPTNKETYDILNAHFYYPSYNAYTNYLNNFFHRNYISIFIYGNVIIPNAMYVENSLNGNNIISSNGNNLNSISGSNIHEHILSDTIYDNISNKDNATYLKKQDKLGEGGQYQFDSLHISHNGSGIEYLIVLCESFIGKVTSKIIKINESTYYKSKLINNEDIDIHMQNPYQSGNTSITVSYLIESETILSNLLINIISDLISSDFIKFAKIRYNDGYTADVKTFFTHNGLGGLLFIIQSYDNKIEKMEADICTIVKFLTFQLLNMDLSDLVKKLEDMKERYIINNTIFTFNEEYSSILEQFTGIEKECFDKKYKIIKIFDELIKCPKIILNKINYILKNGKKVIFKDYKVDVNVSHINDGVGKGNFSHQSCNYSYSNNNIKMSNVQLTEHSRLIIEKKLNESKLNESKLNESKLNEGKLNEGKLNESKLNESNLNESNLKDRKLDSSFRMKKLPITENFINVPNFLQMKKKGFFQYIIDYFRSNNGTHFKNNNYLDFKSCDEEMSKDNFLVFQNFTDDINKIREHFLLKFANDAEIKENCSVDYEEVRQYCYAHNNNYDKKNVKN